Within the Glycine max cultivar Williams 82 chromosome 12, Glycine_max_v4.0, whole genome shotgun sequence genome, the region ACGGGCACAATGAAACAGCAAGCACCATGCAGAGATTGTTacagaataaaaaaaggaatggggaagaagaaaacaaaacaccaaACATTGAACAAAAAATCCAATATCGATAAAGCTATGAAGATAATGTTAAATTTTCCTGAGATTTAAGAACTGATACAAAAACCACcaacaaaaatttacaatacaagtctctaataattaaatttaaaccaCTGCGAACCAAAGTGAAACACACCACGAATCACCGCACAATGCATCACAGAAGCAGTGAAGCCGCCGAATCCACCATGCCTTTGCACCCATCAAAACTGTCAAACTTGAATGCACCACCGTAGATTGTTTCCTTCCCTCTCTTGTTGTGCGCCTTGTATTCCTATCAACGAAAAAGATCGACCATCACAACGGCAACTACAAAGCCACCGCCTTGTAGTGTGGGTGTGACGGAGGTGCGGTGGTTCAAAGGATTTGATTTTAGGAGATGGTAGGCACTGATGGAGAGGGTtaattttggaaagaaaaataaaaagaagaaagatatcTAAACCGtagatttaaaattgaaatgatcTAACGGTGTAGAAATACTCTTGCACGATACGAAAGTTTTGCTTTCTCACACTAGAAACCTTCTCCAAACATAATTTATCCTTATGATGCCCCACGAGACAACTTTATTTACCAACCTCACCTGAAATGCATAAGCATCTCGGTTACTAAATCATAATCTACCTCTCTTaatcaaatttgaaatctctATATATTGTTTTTGCTAATAATTGTCCAGTAGTAATGActgaaagagataaaaattagaatttttttaattcaaaaacttAATATTTAATGAGGTTCGTATATTTCATATCGACATATCgtaatctttaataaaaaagtttttatttattattttttaagaattgtaTCATTGGCTTTAATAATGGTAATAATTagcaaaattaatgaaatctatatctatatttttaagataaaaactgTCTCATTTATTATAACCAATTTtgtacaataaattaaaaacaaaacgaTTAGTTGAATGTGCATGATTTGGTGAGATGAAATAATAATGTTTAGTCTCTGGATAATCTTTGAATGTGTTTGCTTCTGCCTATCCTCCACCAAATGTGCATATTTGACTTGAAATTACTTACTTTTGTGTTGGATGAAGAACTAAACACAATGTTTTAAAagtttactttaaaatttgtttatttgtgcaagtattttcatttcattttattagaaatgctataaataaaatatatccgcatgttttattttttcttttgtattttcccCAATTAATCTTAACTGCAACATTTGGCAGCACAATCAtgtgaagagaaataaaaaaaaaaggtggggCGGGGTAGACAAAGAATCTGGGATTTTTAAATTCTTCCTTTGGTGGCTTGAAacattgagtttaatttttcaataaggAAGGTTTCTGTAAGAACTCAAGTGTTACTTGAATAATACACACCCACACACAAATCAATcatcaatttcttttcacattaatatccattttctttttacattcaTATACAGAGCTTTGCATTCCATTCAACTGCTAAAACATTGAATTATTAACAAGTGAATTTTCTTTTAAGCAAGCAAAAGAGATCCTGTATTGAAGCATTTGCTGAATAGGGATACTGATACATGGGTTGATATCAGAGCAATCTTGTCTTTCTTCTATGCTAGTCTGATTATAGTTTGGTTTAATACAGCTATGATTGAAGAGAGGGCAAGTTTGCCCATAATTTCTTTTGCAACCTGCTGTTGCTGGAGAAGCTAGAAAGAGCTTGTTGAACATCATTTCAGGATATGATGATGACGTAACTTACATGTGATAAATCTGACGAGTCAGTTAAAATGATTCTACTGTTCCCTTTGCTCAATGCTCACGACCCAAATATAGTGTAGGAGGAGGATACTGTAAATTTAACCGtaaattatgagaaaatttgAATATCTTATGTCGTAATTGTGAcaaaatttgatctttttacACACGACTTACTAATATGAGGACTACTACATAAAGGTGAGGTTATAATTGCACTCAGTTGGCATTTACAAACGCATGCCATACTCATTGTCTTGCTGGCAAATGATTTTGTAGTACTAGTACAGAGATGTCAGGTTTATTTTGGAAGCATTTAATATGAAGTTTATTTAATCCCCAGTAAATTTTCTGGTAAAAGAAAATCcccattaaattttaagaacatGGTATCTAAATAAGTAATTACATTGTTTAATTGaagaatattttgaaaaattattagaatttttataaagagaaaatcacgtttgcaaatttgattattttttctaaattgatTATTAACTTCATACTAAAACAAaccattgcacaatttttttaatgaaatttatggAAAAAATCACACTATaaaatttttcacattttaaagttttttttttcttttcattttgtgatagttatttttttttctctccccaTACTCACATTCTATTTTTCCACCTTAGATTCTCATCTAATCCAATCTCTAAATAAGCCCGTTGCTTCCTCCAACAATCACCATAAGAttggagaaaaaataatactaatggTTGAATGATGCAGGAGTCAAACATGGAAGCATAGGGTGGATTCCAAAACgacaataaaatgaataaataataaaggacaaataattatttttgttttctcaatGTGTAATTTACTGATAAATGTGTTTCTGaatgataaaaatacaaattttagtctctgaaagtgtaaaaagtgcgacaactATACCAGGCCATTAACTTCCGTTCatcaccattaataaaatagcatACGTGATATGGAAGGATAAGTTTATCACTGAAATAATTGTCCATGGATTGCCAACATAAagatatatttgtcataatattttttttacttttcatcgTCCCACTCCGGTGACAAATGTGTTCCTTCCCagatgaaaatgcaaaatttaatcctgaaagtataaaaattacaacaaataCATCCAGAcattaataatagattgtgactaattattattattattattattattattatgtgtttgtaATTTACTATTCCATTTCCTTTACtatttatgtaatatattttttaaattgtcttttaatatatatttttattattttgatttccttgtcaaaccttaatctttgttgttaaaaaaaactttattttatatcttataattttatcaaatttctactaaatttatcacttttaatctttaaaattattccataTCCCAATTTCAATTTAAGTActcttatattaaaattgaaaataatatgtcaaaagttttgaatagaaaaaatattaccaatcgcgagacaaattttatttatttattttaaaaaaataatttaatctactatttttttaaaaaaaaaagtcttacaagatttaaactagataaaactaaagtgaaattataagtttttttccttaatcaataaaatctgtatatatacctcaaatattaaaaaatttattagataaaCTTTATGTGCTTTCACTCGAGACAacacttattatacataatatgaatgaaataaaaatagttattaacaaataaaaaatcctaTTTAGCATACTATGAAAAAGTacgtaataaaaattaataattaattgaaaaaacaaaatttgatagatggataaataaataaataatcaaagtataaaaattcaaatcttaaactttattttactatttttttaatccttttttcataaattctctcatatacaattcattattaatatttgaatatatttatcgcacttttttatattttgggaactaaattttacattttcatcttttagggacgCATTTGTCAGTAGAGttggaaagatgaaaaataaaaaaatatcatgataaATATGCCTCTACGCtgacaattcatgttgacaatTATTTTAGTGACAAATTTGTTCTTTCGTGTCACGCAAGCTATTAGAATAACGATGACGCACGAAAGTTAATAGtcggatatatttgtcacatCTTTTACACTTTGAGGgattaaattttgcattttcatcGTTCAGACATGCATTTGTTAGCGGAGTGAAAAAATGAAGTCAAAAagatattatgacaaatatgcccgataagaagtaaaaaaaaaacattataacaaATATGCTTCTATGCTGATCATCCACGTTCACAAATTTATCCTTTCGTGTGTCATGCAAGTTAACGATTAAATATActtatcaaacattttttatattttcagagACTAAATTCTACATTTTTATATCTGAGAACCATAGTCTTCtaataaacttttttcttttttactttcggTGATAAGAAAGGTTTTATTGTTAACCTTGTAAAGTGAGTGAGAGCTGAGGAAGAGAGTATTGTCGGGGTGGGAGGAAGATGGAGAacgagaaagagaaagagaagcaaTGGATGTCAAATTCAAAGGTGTGTAAAAGGTGCAAGCAAAACTACGATCCCTCTTCCAACACTTCGACCTCTTGCCGTTTCCACACTTCCTTCTTCGTTTGTCGCCGTCACGACGATCAAAAGAGGTCAGTGACTCTGCCCTACCTTCTTTCATCTACCAATTTTGTAGAGGATTCACATTTCAgacttgtaatttttaatttaattgatcattGTGTCCAGCAGGGTTAGatccccccctttttttataacttcttTCTCTGTTTTGAAAGGTTATGTTCCCGTATGCTATATGGCCCATGACCATAGTTTATTAATCTTGTTCTTACTTCTTATATGAGTGTTTTAGTTTAGCTCGTGTTCTGCTGCCTATATTTTTAGGAATTTCATTTATGTCATGGCATTATCTTTGTATGGCTTGTTTTTTTGTCATCTATACATGGGATGCCATATTGCCTTTAGTGCAACTTGTGGTCTTCTTCCCAACACAGGACGAGCACAAACTTCACTGGccaccactttttttttccttcttgttTTTGAGCAAGCATACTTCATTTAACTTCATGTCACTcacttgttttagtttttcaatgttTTCCCACACCCTTTGGGTGTTAGATTAATCCTCACTTGGGATAGGGATTGCAATTGGACTTAGATTCAATGGTTACCTATAAAAATTATCTGCAATGGCCAATGGGTATTAGGATATTACCCATCAAATGGCCTTGAGTCCAGGTCTCAGTAATTACTTGCAAAAATTATAATAGATGTTATGCTTCTACCTATCTTTCCTTGTTCCTTCAAATATATATGATTGTATATTTGCTATGTTTTATAACAAGATTTGAAAGatctttgaatttctttttgtaTTGAGTTAGATGTTGTTCTTTTAGTTACTGTTTttactttattgttttttattagtgTTAAAATAGTGCTCTTGTTTTACTAGTTTGTCATAAAGAAATCACACATAAAGAAATcccatttaatatataatgagtTTAGGTCTTGTTAATATAGGTAAAGTACCCATCAGATAAGGGTATAAATTGGGTATGGTATGGATCtgggtacattttttttaaaggataaaacttaaaattaataatatctcTGAAACTTTGATTTTTAACCGTGTCAATGGTGTCATGTTTTTTTTGGTCAGCAAATCaaatatgtatttatatataaaaagacaGGCACCAGAAGTACCCGTTAAACAACAATAAATCGGTAACAAATGGCGTTGTGTGATTCATTTAGCTGacctcacctagtgggatatggctttgttgttgttaaagGATAAAACTTATGTACAGTACCTTAAGTATTTTTGGTACTCTTCTCTAATCAAAATTGAAGTTTTGCCTCATTAAGTTGTGCAACAAAGGTTGGCATTAAAATTGACATTGGTTATTGAgataaaactctaattttaattggatgacaacacttgtccaaatttttattgagaaagaaattacattgaaaatacaaaagtcatttatttcctttcttttcccaTAAAAACTCTCTATTTCTGTTTCCCTAACATCAAAGCAGGTATATTCTCTACCCCCTTCCATGGGCTGAAACGCTTGACATTGCAATGTCCCCTCAAGTTTGCTTACCACTTGAACAACCTCTTGATGGTTATTTcactcatttttaaaataaaatactagtaggaagaaaaaagaagaaaaaactagtTCTACAAAAAATAGGTTGATAAGCTAATCATGCAGTGTTCACAACTTGCatagtattttaaaaagaaaaactctggGCAGAGTAATGGTCATAAGCCACAACttgaacaaaataatatataatggaAATTTCTTGATTAACTTGTGGTTCTAGATGATGATTTacataaaacatatattttttaaagtgtcGTAGCCTCATTGTTGTAACCATTAATTGTAAGAATGATGGAATATGTACCCCTGTGGCTGTCACATTTTTTGTTAGAAGGAACTTTTTGGCTTCTGCCAGTGGCTTGATGATGGATATATTGTTTGTATGATCCCCTGATgccatgttaaaaacattttatttgttatgtatTAGAAATTACTAAGGCTTTAACATGGTAGAATCTTACCTATAAGTGGTTTACATGGGTGCTGAGAGAGAAGACTGGTAGAAAACCCCAGTTAGGAGAGTAGCTTAGATGTAGAAGGAGATTAATTAGGCAAAACCTTGAAACTATTAAGAAGGATTTGGAGGTAAAGGGTTTGTCTATGAACATGATTCATAATAAAACTCTATGGCATTGCTTGATACATGTCACTGACTCCATCTAGTAGGAAAAGGATTAGATGTTGTTGTTGTACCAAGACTTTAAGATTTCATTTAACTGTAAGAAACTAAACTAAGAATTCCTAGTTCTCTAGCTACTTTCCTTTTATTACAATTGTCAATACTGAGTTTGACTGAAATCTTCTAACACTGACTAAGTTTCTGatatattttcctttcttgattATTTTAACATAGTCACATTGCTGTATTCACTATCCAAAAGTCTTAACAAATTCCCTGACATAAAGGACAATTTGTCCAAGAACATATCTGTTCTCTAACTATTTCTTGGATCCAGTTTGTTGTTGGAGCTCCAGGTGCTATGTGCCTTTGTGTAAGGTTTTTCTTCAGTTGTCAAAATCTGTTTATCTAAAAGAAACTCACTTATAGCCTGAAATTTCTACTAGAAACCTGGAGGATTAATATGTCACTATGTCAGACATGCCATGTTCAGTACAACTTTTTATTGGTAATTTGCAAAACATACTGAGTAGGATTAAGCTATGTGAATACTTGTTCCTTCTCTGTTCCAAAGGGTGCAATTCTTAAATAAAGCAAAGCATAATAGGCCAATGTTTAATGCTTGGACAACTAAATTGGAGGATGCTTACGTGAATGTTACATAGAAGTAACATAAATATGGAACTGTggatattataaatgtttgtcCTTAAAAGGCAACGGGATAGACAGCCTGCTGCCTATTATTTAAGGAATGAAGTATTAAGTTGACCAGGTCTTGGGGTTAGCTTGACCACCGTATCAGGTGTAAGCCAGGCTGGTGATTtggaattttcttatttttgttcaaGTTGAATTATCTATCTATTCCCATattctgtcatttttttttgttaattatgaaGGTACTATGAATTGGGCCCGGATGATCCACCTTATGCTGCAAAGTTCTATGACTGTTGTGGGGCTGAAGACCCTGAAGCTTCTGGCTGCACAACCAATTTTCATGTCTCTTATGATGAAGACTGATGTAATATCTCATCTTACTATTAGTATTGGACAATTTACCATCATAGTTGTCTCATTTTTACCCTTGTATATGTTTCCAGATTCTTCATCTGCACCTTGTTTTGTTATGCACAAACTGAGTTTGATGATCAGGTTttcttaatttctaattttccaTCTGCACGTATTCCTTGTAAatgattttcatattatttctaAACATCACTAGTGGCCATCTCTCATGGGATGCAATTGGGACTGGGAACACTGCCATGCCTTGCCTTTTAGGAATTATTTTTTCCGGTGctctacattttttttagggTACTGCGGTCGAGTAATAATATGTGTATATCATTTTATTCCAAACAAACCTATTAAcacttattattttcttctatttttctatCACATTATATCATCTATTACACTTCTCTCTCTTGATGCAATATAATATTTAGGTGTCCACCTACAATTTTTCTTGGGGTTAGATGTTCAGGCTGGCCTCTCTTTCAACTATTCCAGTTTACCTATAGTTGCCCATCTACACGGGTAGGTGTTCTGCATTCTTTAGTTAGTTTAATTTGTTACTAATATTTGGAAGGGGAGACATGAGGAAGCATATTGGCTTTAGACCTTATATATATAAGgagatattttaaaagttatctctatctaaattattttaaaattcatgcaATCATATTGCACTTTTTATTACTATCACGACCAATCACTTAAGTTATATTTAGATAAAAGTCTGAAACATGTTTCTTTGGGAATTTTAATGCACATTCTAAAATTTTTaagacaagataaaaaaaagagaatttattgctttaaaagtatttttgacTTCTCTCAACTGTATGCAaacatgaaatttttatttgttatcatgTTATTGGTATGAAGTATTTACTGACGATTAGTCCTAACTGATCACTTTTAGTgagattttttctcttaatcacACTTTTTCATTCACAAGTCTTTGTTTAAGAGAATTGAATTCAGTATTACCCGGATTAATGACTTATTagttaaagtgatttttttcttcacaaaatttaGTGAATGCAAGAAGAATAAAACGGGAATTGGTCTGACATATTTTGCATGTGACAAAATCTTTGGGGGCGATTATTAATGAAAGGAATTGCAGGTGCAGCAAAACAATCAACTAACGTGTTTGTTTGTCATGAGTGGCGTTGGCGTGGTCTAGTTAATTGAAGTAAAATTGTGAGTGGTTTGAGAAATGAGGCAAAAGGGTAAGAGATACTCATTGACTATTATTGTGTGTGTGATTAATTCAATTCATTAAAAGGATttgagagggagaaagaaagaaaccgAATCTGAAAACAAACAATACAACATGCTCCCCACCTCAGGATGATGATGTTACGTGTTTGCTGTCTGTACTTGTGCCAATCTGAATCTGCAATTGCAAATTAAACCTGATGAATTTTTTtgccatttttattttgatacctCTTCCCATGTGCATGCCAGTTGTCTCAAACTTCTCAGCTTTGTATTCTCAcactatatttatatatacacataaatatttatatcactTGCACCAACCATAAATTTGTCCATGCTAATGATGTCTAACTAGACTTGCTGGCCAAATATAGGATGTTGTAGTTTTCATagatttatgtcattttattgagtaatgttaaataataattgCGTTGCTTTTATCAGTTTATGATGGGGTCAACTAGGCAGAAGACAGAAGTTACTACATAACGCAATTAACATTATTGGTTGAGGCATGTCATGTGAGTGATCATGTGGATGGTATGCAAACAATCACTAGCAACCTAATatctcaatatttatttttttatcgacTACGCACGAGTCAATCAGTAAATTAGTGTGTGCTATTTGGGAAATCAGCAAAACCTGCTGGACAACTGGGGGTTGTACAAGTTCAATTTCTTACGGATCACTAAAAAGAGGGCAAAGAAATAATGATATAAGGGGAAACAGaatatcaattaataatataataaatatatttatagtataaaaattttatacacGGTCGTTCAACTATAAATTGTCACATAAGTGAAAGTAGTTTGAGTTTTTAAGCATATGTAAGATTAGATCATTAACTATAATCATATATAGATTATAGAGTAGTGTATTTTTCCTATATTCGTATACTGAGAGCagtagaatttaattttacacgacataaatcaaaatcaatcatCTACTTAGAGTTGTCTATTGATTTATACACAAATACAACAAATTGTGTGGCAATTCAAGGAAATTATGTGGGGGGAGGTGTTAGGTTCTCACTTCTAGATAGGGGGCGAACTATCTGTTCCCTAAAGGGGCTATGGCcccataaatttttttgtttactttattttacatgtgacgtttttaaaaaatatattatattataaatattttttaaaaataatgttttactttttaattactgTCCATTTGATtcgtaaaaaatatgatattagacGGAACAACATTAAACAAA harbors:
- the LOC100775288 gene encoding uncharacterized protein, with product MENEKEKEKQWMSNSKVCKRCKQNYDPSSNTSTSCRFHTSFFVCRRHDDQKRYYELGPDDPPYAAKFYDCCGAEDPEASGCTTNFHVSYDED